The sequence TTATGGCGAGGAGGAGTGGAAAACCCTCCAAAAAACCCACCAAGAAGAATCCTCTCTGGGCGAAGATTCTTCCCTTCTTTATGCCAAAGCGGAGATTGCAGGATGACTCCTTCGCGTGCCACCTCTTGGCGCCCTCCCCACTATCTTCTTCCCTCTCCTTGGATGCGATACGCTCTTTTAATGGGAGCGCTCCTCTATCTCATCCTCGCGCTCTCCACTCTAGAGATCAACTGGCTTAGGGCATACGAGGGGCTAGATCGCGGATGGCGATTCTTGCAGGGATTCTTAAGACCCGATTTCACCTCAAGGGGCACGGATATCTACCAAGGACTCTCTGAGAGTCTTACCATGAGCATCACCTCCACTCTAGCAGGAATCTTGCTCTCCATCCCTTTTGGAATCGGAGCCGCCTCCAACATCTCCCCCAAACCCCTCTATCTCTTTTGCCGCTCCTTTATCGCCCTCTCGCGATCCATCCAAGAGGTGATTGTCGCCATCTTTTTGGTTGCCCTCTTTGGGTTTGGAACGCTCGCGGGCTTCCTCACTCTCACCTTTGCCACCATCGGATTCCTCGCCAAACTTTTGGCCGAAGAGATTGAGGGGGGTGCAAAAGAGTCAAATAGAGGCGATTGATTCCACGGGAGCTTCGTGGTGGCAGAGACTCCACTACGCCATCACTCCTCAAATCATGCCCCGATTCATCGGACTCTCTTTCTATCGCCTTGATATCAATTTTCGCGAATCAGCCGTGATTGGAATCGTGGGCGCTGGAGGCATTGGTGCCACCCTCAACACGGCTATTGAGCGCTATGAGTATGATTCTGCGGGAGCGATTTTGATCCTCATCATCCTCATTGTGATGCTTTGCGAATACGCCTCAGGCTATCTAAGAAAGGCGGTGAGCTGATGCAACCTGAGTCAAAATCGATCCTCTGGGCGCGCCAAAATGCAAAAAAAGAGCGATTCTTGTGGCTTCTTTGGCTGGGAGGAATTATCCTCTTCATCCTCGCTTGGCAAGAGATGACCAAAGATACCCTTTGGATTTTCGTCCTAGATGCCCCCACCCAAGCCCAAGACCTCGCTTCTAGGCTCTTTCCTCCACGATGGGAGTATATCCACAAGCTCTATGGAGCCCTTTGGGATACTCTCAACATCGCCACGCTAGGCACCCTCCTAGGGATTGCAATGGCCTTTCCCATCGCCTTTTTGGCGGCACGAAACACCACGCCATCGCGCCGATTCATCCGCCCTCTTGCGCTTCTTATCATTGTCTCTTCGCGCTCAATCAACTCGCTTATCTGGGCGCTTTTGCTAGTCGCCATCCTTGGACCTGGGGTGTTAGCGGGAATCATCGCCATTGCGCTTCGCTCCATCGGTTTTGTCGCCAAGCTCCTCTATGAGGGAATCGAAGAGATCAATCCCATCCCCTTAGAGGCGATTCGTGCCACGGGGGCTTCAGAGCTTCAGGTGATCGACTACGCCATCACCCCTCAAATCATGCCCGCCTTCCTCGGAATCTCCCTTTTTCGATGGGATATTAACATCCGAGAATCGACCATTTTAGGGCTTGTCGGCGCTGGAGGGATCGGACTGCAACTTCAAGCCTCTTTAGGGATGCTAGCTTGGCCTCAAGTCTCGCTTATTATTTTGGTGATTCTTGGCACCGTTGTCCTCTCTGAGGCTCTCTCTTCTAAACTTAGAAAGGCGATTCTATGAGCCATCTTCCCTCGCTAGAGAGCTTTTGGCGTTACGAATCGATCCGTGATCGCCTCCCCCTCTCCCCCCTCCTCCCCCCTGCGACCATGCTCGCCTCCAAAGAGGAGCTTGTTGAAGTCTCTAAAGGCTTTTTTCTTGATGCTTTTGGGGTGCTCAATGTCGGTGAAAAGGCTATCAAAGAGGCGCTAGAGTTTGTCGCGATGCTTCGAGCCAAAGGCAAGCCTCTCTTTGTCCTCACCAACTCCGCCTCCATCCCCAAAGAGCGACTTGTCGCCTTTTTCACCGCCTTGGGCTATGACTTCGCCCCCCATGAAGTGATCAGCTCTAGAGAGGTGCTGTGGCGCCATCTGGGAGAACCCGCCCCAAGCTATGGAATCATTGCTCCTGAGATTTGGACGCTAGAGCGCCCCCTTCAGGGTTATGGAGTCTGGCATGAAGAGTTTTGGGAGAGCGAGACGTTTCTTTTTTTAGGGAGCGGCGTCTGGAGCGAGGCTTTACAAGAAAAACTGAAGAAAACTCTTCGCCAAAGAGCACGCCCCATATGGGTCGCCAATCCTGACATCACCGCACCTAGAGGCGAGGGGAGATACTCTTTGGAGCCCGGCTTTTACACGCTCTTAGAAGAAGAGGTGCTCTTTGAGCAGATGCGCTTTATTGGCAAGCCCTTTCCTTCTATCTTTGAACACGCCCTAGCGCGAGCTAAAGAGGAGTGGAATCTCCTCGCTTCAGAGATCGCCATGGTGGGCGATACGCTCCACACGGATATATTGGGAGCCAACGCCATGGGAATAAAGAGTGTCCTTTTAGAGGGGTATGGCTTTTTTGCTCAAGGGGGTGCCAAAGAGGCGATGGAGCAATCTCAAATCCACCCCTCCTATCACCTGCTGCACTACTAGATCCAAGTCGAGCCAACACCGCCCCTAAGTTCCAAAGGCATCTATAAAACTTTTTGGGTTAGTATTGGCTCCACTTTCGCTCCACAAGGAACACCCATGAGCCATTTTGA comes from Wolinella succinogenes DSM 1740 and encodes:
- a CDS encoding HAD-IIA family hydrolase yields the protein MSHLPSLESFWRYESIRDRLPLSPLLPPATMLASKEELVEVSKGFFLDAFGVLNVGEKAIKEALEFVAMLRAKGKPLFVLTNSASIPKERLVAFFTALGYDFAPHEVISSREVLWRHLGEPAPSYGIIAPEIWTLERPLQGYGVWHEEFWESETFLFLGSGVWSEALQEKLKKTLRQRARPIWVANPDITAPRGEGRYSLEPGFYTLLEEEVLFEQMRFIGKPFPSIFEHALARAKEEWNLLASEIAMVGDTLHTDILGANAMGIKSVLLEGYGFFAQGGAKEAMEQSQIHPSYHLLHY
- the phnE gene encoding phosphonate ABC transporter, permease protein PhnE, with product MQPESKSILWARQNAKKERFLWLLWLGGIILFILAWQEMTKDTLWIFVLDAPTQAQDLASRLFPPRWEYIHKLYGALWDTLNIATLGTLLGIAMAFPIAFLAARNTTPSRRFIRPLALLIIVSSRSINSLIWALLLVAILGPGVLAGIIAIALRSIGFVAKLLYEGIEEINPIPLEAIRATGASELQVIDYAITPQIMPAFLGISLFRWDINIRESTILGLVGAGGIGLQLQASLGMLAWPQVSLIILVILGTVVLSEALSSKLRKAIL
- a CDS encoding PhnE/PtxC family ABC transporter permease, producing MTPSRATSWRPPHYLLPSPWMRYALLMGALLYLILALSTLEINWLRAYEGLDRGWRFLQGFLRPDFTSRGTDIYQGLSESLTMSITSTLAGILLSIPFGIGAASNISPKPLYLFCRSFIALSRSIQEVIVAIFLVALFGFGTLAGFLTLTFATIGFLAKLLAEEIEGGAKESNRGD
- a CDS encoding PhnE/PtxC family ABC transporter permease, translated to MQKSQIEAIDSTGASWWQRLHYAITPQIMPRFIGLSFYRLDINFRESAVIGIVGAGGIGATLNTAIERYEYDSAGAILILIILIVMLCEYASGYLRKAVS